The Virgibacillus sp. MSP4-1 genome has a segment encoding these proteins:
- a CDS encoding NAD(P)-dependent oxidoreductase, giving the protein MTSTTIGFVGTGVMGKSMARNLMQAGYSLQLYTRTKAKAKELIHEGAAWKNSVAELAETSDVIITIVGYPKDVEEIYFGENGILENARAGTYLIDMTTSKPQLAQKIDEQARKKKLYALDAPVSGGDIGARDGKLAIMIGGTQSTYEEMIPIFKVMGENIILQGPAGAGQHTKMSNQITIASNMIGVCEAIMYAKKAGLNPERVLDSITTGAAGSFSLSKLGPRMIQGDFEPGFYVKHFIKDMKIALESAKDMNLMTPGLELSLSLYTELAEKGDEDSGTQALMKLFSE; this is encoded by the coding sequence ATGACCAGCACAACCATTGGATTTGTCGGAACCGGGGTCATGGGAAAAAGCATGGCTCGAAACCTTATGCAGGCAGGTTATTCACTCCAGCTCTATACACGTACGAAGGCAAAAGCAAAGGAGCTTATCCATGAAGGAGCAGCCTGGAAGAACTCAGTAGCTGAACTGGCTGAAACATCGGATGTCATCATCACCATCGTCGGTTATCCAAAAGATGTTGAAGAAATTTACTTTGGGGAAAACGGCATTCTGGAAAACGCCCGCGCAGGTACATATTTAATCGACATGACGACCTCAAAACCACAGCTCGCTCAAAAAATCGATGAACAGGCAAGAAAGAAAAAGCTTTATGCGCTGGATGCTCCTGTATCCGGTGGTGACATTGGAGCCCGTGATGGGAAGCTTGCCATTATGATTGGAGGAACTCAATCAACTTATGAAGAAATGATTCCTATATTTAAAGTTATGGGAGAAAACATCATCCTTCAAGGACCTGCAGGAGCGGGACAGCACACAAAGATGAGTAATCAAATAACCATTGCTTCCAACATGATTGGGGTTTGTGAAGCGATCATGTATGCTAAAAAAGCAGGTCTTAATCCTGAAAGAGTATTAGATTCTATCACCACTGGTGCAGCTGGGAGCTTTTCTTTAAGTAAACTAGGACCACGGATGATTCAGGGTGATTTTGAGCCTGGCTTTTATGTGAAACATTTTATTAAGGATATGAAAATTGCCCTGGAATCTGCTAAAGATATGAACCTGATGACGCCAGGACTGGAGCTTTCCCTTTCTCTGTATACAGAATTAGCGGAAAAAGGTGATGAAGATTCCGGTACTCAGGCATTGATGAAGCTTTTTTCGGAATAA